Proteins from one Romboutsia sp. CE17 genomic window:
- the nusB gene encoding transcription antitermination factor NusB produces MKKENISRKVTSREYAMKLIYQNSITKEEIDNLDLFVDEFVENNAEYILNRYEELRLQHSNNPDLSLDSIDIDEAIDREYIKKICLTLEKNEEKINTLINSNARNWTVNRIAKVDLAILKLAIAEIIAIEDIPQRVSVNEAIELAKIYCDDKSPKFINGILGSVISELESK; encoded by the coding sequence ATGAAAAAGGAAAATATATCGAGAAAAGTTACTAGTAGAGAGTACGCAATGAAATTAATATACCAAAATAGTATAACAAAAGAGGAAATAGATAATTTAGATTTATTCGTAGATGAGTTCGTAGAAAATAATGCTGAATATATATTAAATAGATATGAAGAATTAAGATTGCAACATTCAAATAACCCAGATCTATCATTAGATAGTATAGATATAGATGAAGCTATAGATAGAGAATACATAAAAAAGATTTGTTTAACATTAGAAAAAAATGAAGAAAAGATAAATACTTTAATAAACTCAAACGCAAGGAACTGGACGGTAAATAGAATAGCGAAGGTAGACTTAGCTATATTAAAATTAGCAATAGCTGAAATTATTGCCATAGAGGATATACCACAAAGAGTTTCTGTAAATGAAGCCATAGAGCTTGCAAAGATATACTGTGATGATAAATCTCCTAAATTTATAAATGGAATTTTAGGAAGTGTTATAAGTGAACTTGAATCAAAATAA
- a CDS encoding Asp23/Gls24 family envelope stress response protein: MENNNFGQVKISNDVIATIAGLAALEVEGVETITTFTDKLLKNNNGVKIQLEEEDVNLDIMVMIDYGISIPDIALKIQENVKNTVETMTGLKVSQVNIHIQGISFKKEKTELEEAKKEAKIAKKEARKEESKKN, encoded by the coding sequence ATGGAAAATAATAATTTTGGACAAGTTAAAATATCTAATGATGTAATAGCTACTATAGCAGGTTTAGCAGCGTTAGAAGTTGAAGGTGTAGAAACTATAACAACTTTTACAGATAAATTATTAAAGAATAATAATGGTGTAAAGATACAATTAGAAGAAGAGGACGTTAACTTAGATATAATGGTTATGATAGATTATGGAATATCTATACCAGATATAGCTTTAAAGATACAAGAAAATGTAAAAAATACTGTTGAAACAATGACAGGATTAAAAGTTTCTCAAGTAAATATACATATTCAAGGAATTAGCTTCAAGAAAGAAAAAACTGAGCTAGAAGAAGCAAAGAAAGAAGCAAAGATTGCAAAAAAAGAAGCTAGGAAAGAAGAATCTAAGAAAAATTAA